A genomic segment from Nicotiana tabacum cultivar K326 chromosome 9, ASM71507v2, whole genome shotgun sequence encodes:
- the LOC107791051 gene encoding sorbitol dehydrogenase-like, with protein MGKGGKSNEGEENMAAWLLGVNTLKIQPFNLPPLGSHDVRVRMKAVGICGSDVHYLKTLRCADFVVKEPMVIGHECAGIIDEVGSEVKTLVRGDRVALEPGISCWRCDLCKEGRYNLCPEMKFFATPPVHGSLANQVVHPADLCFKLPDNVSLEEGAMCEPLSVGVHACRRANVGPETNILVLGAGPIGLVTLLAARAFGAPRIVIVDVDDYRLSVAKKLGADDIIKVSTNIQDVAADIDNIQKAMGAGIDVSFDCAGFNKTMSTALGATCPGGKVCLVGMGHHEMTVPLTPAAAREVDVIGIFRYKNTWPLCLEFLRSGKIDVKPLITHRFGFSQKEVEEAFETSAAGGDAIKVMFNL; from the exons ATGGGTAAAGGAGGAAAAAGTAATGAGGGTGAAGAAAACATGGCTGCTTGGCTTCTTGGTGTTAACACCCTCAAGATTCAGCCTTTCAATCTCCCTCCTTTGG GATCCCATGATGTTAGAGTTAGGATGAAAGCTGTTGGTATTTGTGGAAGTGATGTTCACTACCTCAAG ACCTTGAGATGTGCTGATTTTGTAGTTAAAGAACCAATGGTGATTGGGCACGAATGTGCTGGGATCATAGACGAAGTTGGTAGTGAAGTCAAGACATTGGTTCGTGGTGATCGTGTGGCACTAGAGCCCGGAATTAGTTGCTGGAGATGTGATCTTTGCAAGGAAGGCCGATATAATCTCTGCCCCGAGATGAAATTCTTCGCTACTCCTCCTGTTCATGGTTCTCTCGCAAATCAG GTAGTCCATCCTGCAGATCTATGTTTCAAGCTCCCCGATAATGTAAGTTTGGAGGAAGGAGCAATGTGTGAGCCACTTAGTGTTGGTGTTCATGCTTGTCGGCGTGCAAATGTTGGTCCTGAGACAAACATATTAGTACTGGGAGCTGGACCAATTGGGCTTGTCACACTGCTCGCAGCTCGTGCTTTTGGTGCCCCAAGAATTGTTATTGTTGACGTGGATGACTATCGTCTTTCTGTTGCAAAGAAGTTAGGAGCAGATGACATTATCAAGGTCTCAACTAATATTCAG GATGTAGCTGCAGATATAGATAACATTCAGAAAGCTATGGGAGCTGGAATCGACGTGAGTTTTGATTGTGCTGGCTTTAACAAAACCATGTCTACCGCTCTTGGTGCAACTTGTCCAGGCGGCAAAGTTTGCTTAGTAGGAATGGGACATCATGAGATGACTGTTCCTCTCACTCCAGCTGCTGCGAG GGAGGTTGATGTCATAGGCATATTCCGCTACAAGAATACGTGGCCTCTGTGTCTTGAGTTCTTAAGAAGTGGGAAGATCGACGTGAAACCTTTGATCACACACAGGTTTGGATTCTCTCAAAAGGAAGTTGAAGAAGCTTTTGAAACAAGTGCTGCTGGTGGTGATGCTATTAAAGTCATGTTTAAtctgtaa